A DNA window from Motilibacter rhizosphaerae contains the following coding sequences:
- a CDS encoding gamma-glutamyltransferase — protein sequence MRRQAGVAAGNADTVRTAVEVLRAGGTAVDAVVAAGFAAAVSEPTLTGLGGGGFLLVDRPGNEPVVLDFFVSSPGQGAEVEPHMVPVTLHFEDADQEFHVGWGSVAVPGCLDGYIAAHARWGRLPLSDVVAPARRLGLEGSVLDGIQAGLLVLLREVLTLSAEGRELYGPGGNLLQQGEIQRNEAYAALLSSVAAGEVRSLASDALVEAAAAGGGVLTRADLASYAVVERAPLRFTHAAGEVLTNPPPSVGGSRVLAALQRVSGGGTAADWAQSLTSALVHASGVPAPAPQVRRGTTHISVVDAEGTAAAMTTSLGSCSGVFVPGTGVQLNNMMGELDLHPDGLHALAPGTRIGSMTAPTVVRAPDGTVTALGTGGSERIRSTMTCVLSRLLDRGSELEQAVRAPRVHWDGERLQVEPGLPEEPLRAYAVNRWSRPDLYFGGVHAVRRSPDGTVTAVGDDRRGGVAAVIDL from the coding sequence ATGAGGAGGCAGGCCGGCGTCGCCGCAGGCAACGCGGACACCGTGCGCACCGCGGTCGAGGTGCTGCGCGCCGGCGGCACAGCGGTCGATGCCGTCGTCGCGGCCGGCTTCGCCGCCGCCGTCTCCGAGCCGACCCTGACCGGGCTCGGGGGCGGCGGGTTCCTCCTCGTCGACCGGCCCGGCAACGAGCCGGTGGTGCTCGACTTCTTCGTCAGCTCCCCGGGGCAGGGCGCCGAGGTCGAGCCGCACATGGTGCCGGTGACGCTGCACTTCGAGGACGCCGACCAGGAGTTCCACGTGGGGTGGGGTTCCGTGGCGGTGCCCGGCTGCCTCGACGGCTACATCGCCGCGCACGCGCGGTGGGGCCGGCTGCCGCTCTCCGACGTCGTCGCCCCTGCGCGCCGCCTCGGGCTCGAGGGCAGCGTGCTCGACGGCATCCAGGCGGGGCTGCTCGTGCTGCTGCGCGAGGTGCTGACGCTGTCCGCCGAAGGGCGGGAGCTGTACGGGCCCGGCGGGAACCTGCTGCAGCAAGGGGAGATCCAGCGCAACGAGGCGTACGCAGCGCTGCTCTCCTCGGTCGCCGCGGGCGAGGTGCGTTCGCTCGCCTCGGACGCCCTGGTCGAGGCGGCGGCGGCCGGGGGCGGCGTGCTGACGCGCGCGGACCTCGCGTCGTACGCCGTGGTGGAGCGCGCGCCGCTGCGCTTCACGCACGCCGCCGGCGAGGTGCTGACGAACCCGCCTCCCTCTGTGGGCGGTTCGCGCGTCCTCGCTGCGCTGCAGCGGGTATCGGGAGGGGGTACGGCCGCGGACTGGGCGCAGAGCCTGACCTCCGCGCTCGTGCACGCGTCGGGTGTGCCGGCGCCGGCACCGCAGGTACGCCGCGGCACCACCCACATCAGCGTCGTCGACGCCGAGGGCACGGCGGCAGCGATGACGACCTCGCTCGGCAGCTGCTCCGGGGTGTTCGTACCCGGCACCGGCGTGCAGCTCAACAACATGATGGGCGAGCTCGACCTGCACCCGGACGGCCTGCACGCGCTCGCGCCGGGGACGCGGATCGGCTCGATGACCGCACCGACCGTGGTCCGTGCCCCCGACGGCACCGTCACCGCGCTCGGTACCGGCGGCAGCGAGCGCATCCGCTCCACGATGACGTGCGTGCTGTCGCGGCTCCTCGACCGCGGCTCCGAGCTCGAGCAGGCAGTACGCGCGCCGCGGGTGCACTGGGACGGCGAGCGGCTGCAGGTCGAGCCGGGGCTGCCCGAGGAGCCGCTGCGCGCGTACGCCGTCAAC